The following proteins come from a genomic window of Deinococcus sp. YIM 134068:
- a CDS encoding DinB family protein, translated as MTALTLLTRSLEQVAWANRRVLDALRGQTDPPPQALRLLAHLLAAEHVWLRRLRGEDAGTLPIWPDWDLNTCEERFMESVEAYRVFLSALSDMGLEEVVTYPNSTGKVFQTSVGDILQHVFSHGAYHRGQIALLMRQAGREPVNTDFITFTRG; from the coding sequence GTGACGGCCCTCACCCTCCTGACCCGCTCGCTGGAGCAGGTAGCGTGGGCCAATCGCCGCGTGCTGGACGCATTGCGAGGCCAGACAGACCCCCCGCCCCAGGCCCTGCGCCTGCTCGCCCATCTCCTCGCCGCCGAACACGTCTGGCTGCGGCGGCTGCGTGGCGAGGACGCGGGCACCCTGCCCATCTGGCCCGACTGGGACCTGAACACCTGCGAGGAACGTTTTATGGAGAGCGTGGAGGCGTACCGCGTCTTCCTGTCGGCGCTGTCCGACATGGGACTTGAAGAGGTCGTGACGTACCCGAACAGCACCGGGAAGGTCTTTCAAACCTCGGTGGGCGACATCCTCCAGCACGTGTTCTCACACGGCGCGTACCATCGGGGACAGATCGCCCTGTTGATGCGTCAGGCGGGGCGGGAGCCGGTGAACACGGACTTCATCACCTTCACGCGGGGGTAG
- the rpsT gene encoding 30S ribosomal protein S20 translates to MALRHKSAQKRHRQSLKRRLINRSRKSTIKTFTKKAVVAAQTGTEDAAEMQRKAESLIDKAAKGSTLHKNTAARKKSRLARAINKANAAKQQA, encoded by the coding sequence ATGGCCCTTCGTCACAAGTCCGCCCAGAAGCGTCACCGCCAGAGCCTCAAGCGTCGCCTGATCAACCGCAGCCGCAAGAGCACGATCAAGACCTTCACCAAGAAGGCCGTCGTTGCCGCGCAGACGGGCACCGAGGACGCCGCCGAGATGCAGCGCAAGGCCGAGAGCCTGATCGACAAGGCCGCGAAGGGCAGCACCCTCCACAAGAACACCGCCGCCCGCAAGAAGAGCCGCCTCGCCCGCGCCATCAACAAGGCCAACGCCGCCAAGCAGCAGGCGTAA
- a CDS encoding RecX family transcriptional regulator has translation MTAGQDRSAQERQKAREDLLAYAFRALAGRALTETELRTRLLKRTDDEELAAEVLARVQELGYQSDEGVARAEGTRRGVGGFRVRQTLQRRGVGQDLIEETLATRDPEGEQADATALLERRWSSFARKRDPRASAHAFLARRGFPGAVIWAAIREVSAAHPPNADGETSEEMWEDEE, from the coding sequence GTGACGGCGGGCCAGGACAGAAGCGCGCAGGAGCGGCAGAAGGCCCGCGAGGACCTGCTCGCCTACGCCTTCCGCGCCCTGGCGGGGCGGGCGCTGACGGAGACGGAGTTGCGGACCCGCCTCCTGAAACGCACCGACGACGAGGAACTGGCCGCCGAGGTCCTTGCCCGCGTGCAGGAGCTGGGCTACCAGAGCGACGAGGGCGTGGCCCGTGCCGAGGGCACCCGCCGGGGAGTGGGCGGCTTCCGCGTCCGCCAGACCCTCCAGCGCCGGGGGGTGGGTCAGGACCTCATCGAGGAGACGCTCGCCACCCGCGACCCGGAGGGCGAGCAGGCCGACGCGACCGCCCTGCTGGAGCGCCGCTGGTCCAGTTTCGCCCGCAAGCGCGACCCCCGCGCCAGTGCCCACGCCTTCCTCGCCCGGCGCGGCTTTCCCGGCGCGGTGATCTGGGCCGCCATCCGCGAGGTGTCGGCGGCGCACCCACCCAATGCAGATGGGGAGACTTCGGAGGAGATGTGGGAGGACGAGGAGTGA
- the fni gene encoding type 2 isopentenyl-diphosphate Delta-isomerase: MTVSDPIPGEAGGIQARKRRHIEACLLPESQYRGVTTGLERVPWPYRALPDLDLDAVRLETTFLGKPLRAPVLIGAMTGGASLAATINRHLAAAAARLGLGMMLGSQRVMLERPEAAASFRVRDVAPDVLLVGNLGAAQFGLGYGVNEAVRAVREVGADALAVHVNPLQEALQPGGDTRWAGLGARLAEVVPALPFPVVLKEVGHGLDAGTLRAVAGAGFAAFDVAGAGGTSWARVEQLVHHGRVLSPDLCEVGIPTAQALREARRAAPHTPLIASGGIRTGLDAARALALGARVVAVARPLLEPALESAEAVEAWLTRFVHELRVALFVGGYASVDVVRGTAAGVE, encoded by the coding sequence GTGACGGTCAGCGACCCCATTCCCGGTGAGGCGGGCGGCATTCAGGCACGCAAGCGGCGGCATATCGAGGCGTGCCTGCTGCCGGAGAGCCAGTACCGGGGGGTCACGACCGGGCTGGAGCGGGTGCCGTGGCCGTACCGGGCGCTGCCCGACCTCGACCTGGACGCGGTGCGGTTGGAGACGACCTTCCTGGGGAAGCCGCTGCGTGCCCCCGTCCTGATCGGGGCGATGACGGGGGGGGCTTCACTGGCGGCGACGATCAACCGCCACCTCGCCGCCGCCGCCGCCCGCCTCGGCCTCGGGATGATGCTCGGCTCGCAGCGGGTGATGCTGGAGCGCCCGGAGGCCGCCGCGAGTTTCCGGGTGCGCGACGTGGCCCCGGACGTGCTCCTCGTCGGCAACCTCGGCGCGGCGCAATTCGGGCTGGGCTATGGCGTGAACGAGGCCGTGCGGGCGGTGCGCGAGGTCGGCGCGGACGCCCTCGCCGTCCACGTCAACCCCCTTCAGGAGGCGTTGCAGCCGGGCGGTGACACGCGCTGGGCGGGGTTGGGGGCGCGGCTCGCGGAGGTCGTGCCCGCGCTGCCCTTTCCCGTCGTCCTCAAGGAGGTCGGGCACGGGCTGGACGCGGGGACACTTCGTGCGGTGGCCGGGGCGGGCTTCGCGGCGTTCGACGTGGCGGGTGCGGGCGGCACGAGCTGGGCACGGGTGGAACAACTCGTCCACCACGGGCGGGTCCTCAGCCCCGACCTGTGTGAGGTCGGGATACCTACCGCTCAGGCTCTGCGGGAGGCCAGACGCGCCGCACCACATACGCCGTTGATCGCCTCCGGAGGCATCCGCACCGGCCTCGACGCCGCCCGTGCCCTCGCCCTCGGCGCGCGGGTGGTGGCGGTGGCCCGGCCCCTTCTCGAACCGGCGCTGGAGAGCGCGGAGGCGGTGGAGGCGTGGCTGACGCGTTTCGTCCACGAGTTGCGGGTGGCCCTGTTCGTTGGCGGGTACGCGAGTGTGGACGTGGTGCGGGGAACGGCGGCAGGGGTGGAGTGA
- a CDS encoding metallophosphoesterase yields MRVFAIADLHLATVTPKPMTIFGPGWAGHPEAIFTNWRGVVGDGDLVLLPGDLSWAMRLPDALTDLAPVAALPGTKVLLRGNHDYWWTGAARLRAALPTGMLAVQNDAVRVGNVVVCGSRGWLTPGYEALSDDDTRLLLREAERLRLSTQAAARLRQPGDALILMLHYPPASPPYPPNPLTAVIEEARPDLIVYGHLHGVPPERALRHVGGVPAHLVAADGLKFRPKLVLETREG; encoded by the coding sequence ATGCGCGTCTTCGCCATCGCCGACCTGCACCTCGCCACCGTGACGCCCAAGCCCATGACGATTTTCGGGCCGGGGTGGGCGGGGCACCCGGAGGCGATCTTCACGAACTGGCGGGGGGTGGTGGGGGACGGCGACCTCGTGCTGCTGCCGGGCGACCTCTCGTGGGCGATGCGGCTGCCCGACGCCCTGACCGACCTCGCCCCGGTGGCGGCGCTGCCGGGCACGAAGGTGCTGCTGCGCGGCAACCACGACTACTGGTGGACGGGCGCGGCCAGGTTGCGCGCCGCCCTGCCCACCGGCATGCTCGCCGTGCAGAACGACGCCGTGCGGGTGGGGAATGTCGTGGTGTGCGGCTCGCGCGGCTGGCTCACGCCCGGTTACGAGGCCCTGAGCGACGACGACACGCGGCTGCTCCTCCGTGAGGCCGAGAGATTACGCCTGAGCACACAGGCCGCCGCCCGGCTGCGGCAACCCGGCGACGCCCTCATTCTGATGCTGCACTATCCGCCCGCCAGCCCCCCCTACCCGCCCAACCCGCTCACCGCCGTCATTGAGGAGGCGCGGCCCGATCTGATCGTCTACGGGCACCTGCACGGCGTTCCCCCAGAGCGGGCGTTGCGTCATGTCGGCGGTGTCCCCGCCCACCTCGTCGCGGCGGACGGGTTGAAATTTCGCCCGAAGCTGGTGCTGGAGACGCGGGAGGGGTAG